In a genomic window of Bicyclus anynana chromosome 5, ilBicAnyn1.1, whole genome shotgun sequence:
- the LOC112057425 gene encoding uncharacterized protein LOC112057425, giving the protein MSTSDLKPPRSKSPSIITPTDNESTNILLRDLVKKRAIVKGRLTRFSSYIYGFDQNIVLSGQTKIDLKLRIQGASNLYTEFNNLQTQIEETVLEEDLEEQLQQRDNFENNYYSTLARAETLQAKDEGNTACSKRCHSHTDSIKLPTISVPTFDGSCGHWLEFRDTFQSLVHDSTQITNIQKFHYLKSSLKGSAALVIDSVEFSANNYSVAWELLLNRFNNNKLLVHSHIKALFTYQTINREAPDLLRNLIDNYLKNLRSLKMLGEPVDSWDSILIYIIVSKLDKTTERAWEQYRNTNLNKSEDSSCRLKVDILLTFLKDRADMLDTLQANVTKTHDFKKQNSHTNSKVHCNISSTKSKAQVTQRSCFLCKSNHFLYSCNTFLGLDLNARLKFIRDNKLCENCLRPGGHTASECRAGACRKCDEKHNSLLCTKPKESNGNVLLQTMPNNSQNPLVMVSSLASATTSQSFSSQEPAHTDILCAQYPCVQRVLLSTALVEVRDKFNNYKLARTLLDSGSERCLIKQSFCDILNLPVIQSTQEIRGVGNSVTQATLTCEIEIKSRISSYTTHLQCIVLPNITSTLPAIPKQQALFRIPSNLQLADPDFYESQSIDILIGADKFWDLLSQGKMRLPTGPYLQNTRLGWIISGPVHMNTRSTGHIQCNFSQAINDQLRLFWELEELPKPCDTRTEEEKACEDHFVKTTTRNSDGRFCVNIPLKLSPHELGETHPQAINRFLSLERRLQRVPEYKKLYSDFIHEYESLGHMTRIGHNYGTPHCFLPHHGVFREHSTTTKLRVVFDASFPSSNSVSFNNLQRVGPPIQGDLLAILLRLRQHRYVACADVEKMYRQILVSEDQRDLQLIIWRDKPEDPLDIFKLNTVVYGTASAPFLAVRCLKELGFNCPDPEVKRVILEDFFVDDMITGLNDKDKLVNLCEDIYKVLKSGCFPLRKWIFNFDYDNSNSNGIKEFADGKGECKTLGIGWNNATDQFNYNTKFKNDIKVSKRTILSHVSQIFDPLGLLSPAIILAKVLLQNLWLLKTDWDDSLPDDIIKSWNSFTASLSALHNITVPRHVFGIEPVSIELHIFTDASQVAYGACVYVRTVNKDNTVCNRLLCAKAKVAPVKPLTIPRLELSGAVIGARLYKKVSESLHCKFNNVVFWTDSTIVLGWLRMAPSALKTFVQNRVVEILELTGELPWRHISGKDNPADLASRGVLLNDLATCKLWWEGPQFLQDLTFDIISNTVQSDTSSYEELPEIKPSLILICTEETQLFPFSHFSQFNRLKRTFAYVLRFIHNARNYSINRRTGMLNVDELRKAELGLAKLSQLESYRDEYNLINRKTTKSLKSALLKLNLFIDKEHDLIRVGGRIMNSTQFDYNKIHPILLSSKHHFTVLLMRYEHKRLFHAAPQALLYEVRQQWWPIGGRNLARQVVHECVLCKRLKGNTLHPLMGNLPKERITPTYPFLYCGVDYAGPIMTLNRKGRGARTVKSYICLFVCFVTRAVHLELVSDLTSESYILALKRFIGRRSKPAEILSDNGKCFIGAKNELGRFLTRCADDISEYATRQNINFKFIPAYSPHFGGLWEAGVKSTKYHLTRVVGNAHLTFEELTTVLTQIESILNSRPLSPMSSDPQDFLPLSPAHFLVGRSLTAPVYEDMRHNTSTYISRYQRVEQMRHHFWERWSKEYISELQTRCKWMNGVDTLQPGMMVVIKDDNLPPLKWNLGRIDGVVPGKDGISRVADIRTATGIVRRSFAKICPLFKEEELRNLTIPRPGAC; this is encoded by the coding sequence ATGAGTACGTCAGACTTAAAACCACCTAGGTCCAAGTCGCCTTCTATAATTACGCCAACCGACAACGAATCCACCAATATTTTACTTCGCGATTTAGTTAAAAAACGGGCTATTGTTAAAGGTAGACTGACACGGTTTTCTTCATATATTTATGGGTTCGATCAAAATATAGTTTTGTCAGGTCAAACtaaaatagatcttaaattaagAATACAAGGCGCATCAAATTTGTACACAGAATTTAACAACCTTCAAACTCAAATAGAAGAGACAGTCTTAGAGGAGGATTTAGAAGAGCAGTTACAGCAGCGTGACAACTTTGAAAACAATTACTATAGTACTTTAGCCCGTGCTGAAACTCTGCAAGCCAAGGATGAAGGCAATACTGCTTGCTCTAAGCGTTGTCATAGTCATACTGACTCAATAAAGTTACCTACTATCTCAGTACCTACCTTTGATGGTTCATGTGGTCATTGGTTGGAGTTTAGAGATACCTTTCAATCGCTAGTGCATGACTCAACTCAAATaactaatatacaaaaatttcattatCTAAAATCATCTTTGAAGGGAAGCGCTGCACTGGTTATAGACTCAGTTGAGTTCTCGGCTAACAACTACTCGGTAGCATGGGAGTTATtgttaaatagatttaataataataaattactggTGCACAGTCACATTAAGGCATTATTTACATATCAGACAATAAATAGGGAGGCACCAGATTTATTAAGGAATcttattgataattatttaaagaacCTTCGCTCTTTAAAAATGTTAGGCGAACCCGTTGATAGTTGGGATTCGATTCTGATTTACATCATAGTTTCTAAACTTGATAAAACCACAGAACGGGCCTGGGAACAATATAGAAacacaaatttaaataaatctgaAGATTCCTCTTGTCGTCTGAAAGTTGATATTTTGCTAACATTCCTTAAGGATAGGGCTGACATGTTAGACACATTGCAGGCAAATGTAACTAAGACACATGATTTTAAAAAGCAGAATTCACACACAAATTCAAAAGTTCACTGCAATATTTCTAGCACTAAGAGTAAGGCGCAGGTCACACAGCGGTCTTGTTTCCTTTGCAAGTCAAATCATTTTCTATattcatgtaatacatttttaggATTAGATTTGAATGCAAGGTTGAAATTCATCCGTGATAACAAGCTGTGTGAAAATTGCTTACGGCCTGGTGGGCACACAGCCAGTGAGTGTAGAGCGGGGGCCTGTAGGAAGTGTGATGAGAAACATAATTCTTTACTTTGTACTAAACCTAAAGAATCAAATGGTAATGTACTATTGCAAACAATGCCAAATAATAGCCAAAACCCCTTGGTGATGGTTTCATCTCTCGCTTCAGCCACCACATCTCAGTCTTTTAGTAGCCAAGAGCCCGCACACACAGATATTTTATGTGCTCAATACCCCTGTGTACAAAGAGTTTTGTTGTCAACCGCTTTAGTGGAGGTTCgtgataaatttaataattacaagttagcccgtacACTATTAGACTCCGGCAGTGAACGTTGCTTAATTAAACAATCATTTTGTGATATTCTAAACCTACCAGTAATACAGTCCACTCAAGAAATTCGTGGAGTTGGAAATTCAGTCACACAGGCTACGCTAACCTGTGAGATTGAAATTAAATCACGCATCAGCTCCTATACTACACACTTACAATGTATTGTTCTACCTAACATTACATCTACATTGCCTGCGATACCTAAGCAGCAAGCACTTTTTAGAATTCCTAGCAACTTGCAGTTAGCCGATCCGGACTTTTATGAAAGTCAAAGTATTGATATACTGATAGGTGCTGATAAGTTCTGGGACTTACTTAGCCAAGGTAAAATGCGTTTACCTACTGGTCCATATTTACAAAACACGCGATTAGGCTGGATTATTTCGGGCCCTGTACATATGAATACGCGCAGTACAGGCCACATCCAGTGTAATTTCTCACAAGCAATTAACGATCAGTTACGTTTGTTTTGGGAGCTAGAGGAACTACCTAAGCCATGTGATACGCGCACAGAGGAGGAAAAGGCGTGCGAAGACCATTTCGTTAAAACTACTACGCGCAATAGTGACGGAAGGTTTTGCGTTAATATTCCCCTTAAACTATCACCGCATGAGTTAGGAGAGACGCATCCTCAAGCCATTAACAGATTTTTGTCTTTAGAAAGGCGTTTACAACGCGTGCCTgaatacaaaaaattatatagcGACTTCATTCACGAATATGAATCCCTAGGTCATATGACCCGAATAGGCCATAATTATGGAACACCGCATTGTTTCCTGCCACACCATGGGGTCTTCAGGGAACATAGCACAACCACAAAATTACGCGTAGTTTTCGACGCAAGCTTTCCCTCATCGAACTCGGTGTCATTTAATAATCTCCAGCGCGTCGGACCACCAATTCAAGGCGATCTTTTAGCCATCTTACTGCGTTTACGGCAACACCGATACGTAGCCTGTGCAGATGTAGAAAAAATGTATCGCCAAATACTGGTGTCGGAAGATCAGCGTGATTTACAGCTGATAATTTGGCGTGACAAACCGGAAGATCCGcttgatatttttaaacttaacacCGTCGTGTATGGCACTGCATCTGCACCGTTCCTCGCAGTTAGGTGTCTAAAAGAATTAGGATTTAATTGTCCTGACCCTGAGGTAAAAAGAGTCATCTTAGAAGACTTCTTCGTGGATGACATGATAACAGGCTTAAatgataaagataaattagTAAATTTATGCGAAGATATCTACAAGGTCTTGAAGTCAGGATGCTTTCCATTACGAAAATGGATATTCAATTTTGATTATGATAATTCCAATTCTAATGGCATTAAAGAATTTGCAGATGGAAAAGGGGAATGCAAGACCCTGGGGATAGGTTGGAACAATGCTACTGACCAATTTAATTacaatacgaaattcaaaaatgaTATTAAGGTATCTAAACGTACAATATTATCACACGTATCTCAGATATTCGATCCATTGGGTTTACTTAGTCCTGCCATAATATTAGCTAAGGTACTGCTTCAAAATTTATGGTTGTTGAAAACTGACTGGGACGACTCGTTACCCGATGATATTATCAAATCGTGGAATAGTTTCACCGCGAGTTTATCAGCGCTTCATAACATTACCGTTCCGCGACACGTTTTCGGGATTGAACCAGTGTCCATCGAATTACACATTTTCACAGACGCCTCACAGGTAGCCTATGGCGCATGTGTATACGTACGCACCGTAAATAAAGATAACACAGTATGCAATAGATTATTATGCGCAAAGGCAAAGGTTGCACCCGTAAAGCCGCTAACAATACCTAGACTCGAATTGAGCGGAGCCGTCATTGGTGCGCGATTGTATAAAAAAGTAAGTGAATCACTTCACTGTAAATTTAATAACGTTGTATTCTGGACAGACTCTACCATTGTGTTGGGATGGTTGCGAATGGCTCCTAGTGCCTTGAAAACCTTTGTCCAGAATCGTGTAGTAGAAATTCTCGAATTAACGGGTGAACTCCCGTGGAGGCATATAAGTGGCAAGGATAACCCAGCCGATTTAGCATCACGCGGCGTTCTTCTAAACGATCTCGCCACTTGTAAGCTTTGGTGGGAGGGACCTCAATTCCTTCAGGATCTCACTTTCGATATCATTAGTAATACTGTTCAATCAGACACATCTTCATATGAAGAACTGCCTGAGATAAAACccagtttaatattaatttgcacTGAAGAAACTCAGTTGTTTCCATTTTCTCATTTTTCTCagttcaaccgactaaaacgcACCTTTGCATACGTCCTTCGCTTTATTCATAATGCGCGCAATTATTCAATCAACCGACGGACTGGTATGCTTAATGTGGATGAACTGAGAAAGGCTGAACTCGGTCTCGCAAAACTATCTCAATTAGAGTCATATAGGGATGaatataacttaataaatagaaaaactaCAAAGTCTTTAAAATCTGCACtgttaaaattgaatttatttattgataaggAACATGACCTTATACGTGTAGGTGGTCGTATTATGAACTCAACCCAATTCGATTATAACAAAATTCATCCCATACTTCTCAGTTCAAAACATCATTTTACTGTTCTTTTAATGCGCTATGAGCATAAGCGTTTATTTCACGCAGCACCCCAAGCGTTACTATACGAAGTGCGCCAACAGTGGTGGCCGATAGGCGGTAGAAATTTAGCACGTCAGGTTGTTCATGAGTGTGTCTTGTGCAAGCGATTGAAGGGTAACACTTTACATCCACTTATGGGTAACTTACCGAAAGAGCGAATAACTCCAACTTACCCCTTCCTCTATTGCGGTGTCGACTACGCTGGGCCAATAATGACACTGAATCGCAAAGGTAGAGGCGCTAGAACTGTAAAGtcgtatatttgtttatttgtgtgtTTCGTAACTCGCGCGGTACACTTAGAGCTTGTCAGCGACTTAACGTCTGAATCTTATATCCTAGCCCTAAAGCGCTTTATAGGACGTAGATCAAAACCCGCAGAAATCCTCTCAGATAACGGAAAATGCTTTATTGGTGCTAAGAACGAGCTCGGTAGGTTTTTAACAAGATGCGCCGATGACATCTCGGAATATGCAACTAGGCAAAACATTAACTTCAAATTTATACCGGCGTACAGTCCTCATTTCggtggcttgtgggaggctggAGTCAAATCCACAAAATACCACCTCACTCGCGTAGTAGGAAACGCGCATCTTACCTTCGAAGAACTTACTACAGTTCTTACGCAAATTGAATCAATTCTCAATTCACGTCCCCTATCACCTATGTCTTCTGATCCCCAAGATTTCCTACCACTCAGTCCAGCCCACTTCCTCGTAGGAAGATCATTGACTGCACCAGTGTACGAAGACATGCGACACAATACCAGCACTTACATCAGTCGTTATCAACGGGTGGAACAGATGCGACATCACTTCTGGGAGAGATGGTCAAAGGAGTACATATCGGAGCTTCAGACTAGATGTAAATGGATGAACGGCGTCGACACGTTGCAGCCAGGCATGATGGTTGTCATTAAAGACGATAATCTGCCTCCATTGAAATGGAACCTCGGACGCATCGACGGAGTTGTTCCAGGCAAAGATGGCATCTCACGGGTGGCAGATATTCGCACGGCAACGGGCATAGTGAGGCGCTCATTCGCTAAGATCTGCCCACTGTTCAAAGAAGAAGAACTTAGGAACCTGACGATTCCAAGGCCGGGGGCatgttaa